Proteins encoded by one window of Xylella fastidiosa:
- the tadA gene encoding tRNA adenosine(34) deaminase TadA: MRHALTLAHRAATEFDEIPVGAVLISPEGTLLGEGCNYNITSHDPSAHAEIMALRAAGHQLRNHRMPGCTLYVTLEPCLMCAMAIIHARIAHLIYAAADPKTGACGSTFDILNDPRHNHHVHVYGGLLAEEASRRLTNYFRTKRGQPPLPQ; the protein is encoded by the coding sequence ATGCGCCATGCACTGACCCTGGCCCACCGTGCAGCAACAGAATTCGATGAAATCCCCGTCGGCGCTGTACTAATCAGCCCCGAAGGGACCCTACTCGGCGAAGGATGCAACTACAACATCACCAGCCACGACCCCAGCGCACACGCCGAAATCATGGCACTGCGCGCTGCGGGCCACCAACTGCGCAACCATCGCATGCCTGGCTGCACCCTCTACGTCACCCTGGAACCTTGCCTGATGTGCGCCATGGCCATCATCCATGCACGCATCGCACACCTCATCTACGCCGCCGCAGACCCCAAAACAGGCGCCTGCGGCAGCACATTCGACATCCTCAACGACCCACGCCACAACCACCATGTCCACGTCTACGGCGGCCTCCTTGCCGAAGAAGCCTCACGCCGCCTGACAAACTACTTCCGTACCAAACGCGGCCAACCGCCACTGCCACAATAA
- a CDS encoding arginyltransferase yields MAIDSKPHDDLQLFKTNLHPCGYWPDRWASDLVMDPNDPRLGAIYPQTLAWGFRRSGNLLYRPHCEHCNACVPVRVNVNAFVPNRSQRRCLARNATLVTRIVPAERNAEQLSLYRRYLHQRHPDGGMDGHGAIEFDQFLIGPWGYGRFMEIREPATNGTPGQLLAVAVTDLTHQALSAVYTFYEPNAAARGLGTLAILHQIHWAQREQRPYLYLGYWIKDHFKMDYKRRFQKLEIYDGYRWRPFSTTYPTTHTL; encoded by the coding sequence ATGGCGATAGACTCCAAACCACACGACGACCTACAGCTATTCAAGACCAACCTTCACCCATGCGGTTACTGGCCGGACAGATGGGCAAGCGATTTGGTCATGGACCCAAACGACCCCCGCCTGGGTGCCATCTACCCCCAAACCCTGGCTTGGGGCTTCCGTCGCTCCGGCAACCTGCTGTACAGACCACACTGCGAACACTGCAATGCCTGCGTCCCAGTACGCGTCAATGTCAATGCTTTCGTTCCAAATCGTAGCCAGCGTCGCTGCCTGGCCCGCAACGCCACGCTTGTCACACGCATCGTGCCGGCCGAACGTAACGCAGAACAACTTTCACTCTACCGCCGCTACCTGCACCAACGTCATCCCGATGGCGGCATGGATGGTCACGGGGCCATTGAATTTGATCAATTCCTGATCGGCCCCTGGGGATACGGGCGCTTCATGGAAATCCGCGAACCCGCCACCAACGGCACACCCGGCCAACTACTGGCAGTCGCAGTCACTGACCTAACCCACCAAGCCTTATCAGCCGTATACACCTTCTACGAACCAAACGCAGCGGCCCGCGGCCTCGGCACACTGGCCATCCTGCATCAAATCCACTGGGCACAACGCGAACAGCGCCCATACCTGTACCTGGGTTATTGGATCAAAGACCACTTCAAAATGGATTACAAACGCCGCTTCCAAAAACTTGAAATATATGACGGCTACCGCTGGCGCCCCTTCAGCACCACCTATCCAACAACGCACACCCTATAA
- the mntR gene encoding manganese-binding transcriptional regulator MntR, giving the protein MNTRHTIPKHENTQTQTAPLIDAKIHVASFRQVRQARRDELIKDYVELISDLIADSGQARQVDIAAHLGVAQPTVAKMLKRLARDGWVIQRPYRGTFLTPAGKALAAASRECHQTVERFLLALGIDATTARRDAEGIEHHVSETTLAAFRTFLQRHSDTT; this is encoded by the coding sequence ATGAACACGAGGCACACCATACCCAAACACGAGAACACCCAAACACAGACCGCCCCCCTGATTGATGCAAAGATTCACGTCGCAAGCTTTCGTCAAGTGCGCCAAGCACGCCGTGACGAACTGATCAAAGACTACGTAGAACTGATCTCCGACCTTATCGCTGACAGCGGCCAAGCACGCCAAGTTGATATCGCCGCACACTTAGGCGTTGCACAACCGACCGTCGCCAAAATGCTCAAACGTCTTGCCCGCGATGGCTGGGTCATACAACGGCCATACCGTGGCACATTCCTCACCCCTGCGGGCAAAGCACTCGCTGCCGCCAGCCGAGAATGCCATCAAACCGTAGAACGCTTCCTACTGGCCCTGGGCATTGATGCAACCACCGCACGCCGCGACGCCGAAGGCATCGAACACCACGTTAGCGAAACAACATTGGCCGCCTTTAGAACATTCCTACAACGCCACAGCGACACCACCTGA
- a CDS encoding calcium-binding protein translates to MSLTAEQANALLGSITTREQLRDLINQLDIHSSGSITVLYSGYTANGLDNSQIIQGMLHNGDDIRVIDTTEAARFLNVDPTTPNWNKPLYQKLEQIIGGKPDKWGTPANQFLFGEKAADGTRLPNGAWDTISARFVNETVGEVRTLTGGASVNGVFNQTELPRLLNNPNITSVDGLPIADLRRLGAVGSFQAISAQSEHLSGYLKLAINADGSIMKLSGGIPSVDSQQYFALTGLEGKPPLGDAGRYDNLARYIPARLDTHLEGARLVQDIKDGYQRTTQLLGPESAAARADALRVLGKLGVAADLLSLAVMAHDANAAYASGNIEGSRQIVQDWTSQYLGGLMGGLAEAKAVGLLLTPVYLDGPIGAAVASVLTVAAGVEGTFLGSHYIGAFLDKVFDQLHHIGELSGARLYDWVTQIGDLFRRLNQTLHTDNASLLDLLHDLFRHSRDVRDPLVLDLDGDGITHASGWVKSDDGLLVLDRNGNGRIDNGSELFGADTVLSNGHTAASGFDALRDLDSNGDGLFSAADARFTDVRVWRDLNQDGQSQANELFTLSTLGIASITLTPTDTQRVNLGNGNVMDARGSYTRTDGRSGTVGNLQLGVDQFYRDYRGAHDKVTINDAARALPAISGSGAVRDLQEAASLSPALLVAVQALLSGTTQGTLRAALDQVIALWASTSTMLSTEERLKASADVERTVYYQGFVPPEVTAQGKEAVLAFQQQQRTRLGPMIGILEKFNGSRLISDQNDHILGAPILSWNRVVHPDGHKEDVITITLIPEQLYSGFDPLTDAYAKLKESIYIRLVLEPRLNDYLSGLTLTYNNGVMGWDASGLEAKLDQTWQHNKAQALQDVMDLQRYGRDALAPSGWNPLDALCQMVYRTAATPDGRQALADAGIPLIAGNAEGSAAMDLLFGDAGANLLRGGGGDDVLSGGDGDDVLDGGEGSNRLEGGAGHDVLNVANGWNNVLNGGSGDDLLYGSFFADTYLFNKGDGHDTLIEQGGADKLVFGVGIVANQVRLLREGQDVVLDLGNGQDSIRLKDWLTFYGARNHSADIEQIVFADGTVWTGETLSTLGLTTLGTSGNDILNGWQGNDLLLGGDGDDVLDGGEGSNRLEGGAGHDVLNVANGWNNVLNGGSGDDLLYGSFFADTYLFNKGDGRDTLIEQGGADKLVFGAGIIASQVRLLHEGQDVVLDLGNGHDSIRMKDWLTSDGEYNRTGNIEEILFADGTRWTGDTLGWREMTTFGTSGNDTLQGWGSSDILLGGNGDDVLSGDYGDDTLYGEAGDDLLLGDNGNDVLDGGEGHNRLEGGAGKDVLKVSTDGSSDNVFSGGTGDDMLYGSVHSDTYLFNRGDGRDTIVEQGGFDKIVFGEEIAVSDIHVLREGQDVVLDLYNGYDSIRLKDWLTSDGTRNSNADIEQIVFADGTVWSGETLSSIGLKTLGSADNDTLNGWNGRNILVGEDGDDVLKVSMFDSSDNVLVGCRGNDMLYGSSNSDTYFFDQGDGHDTIIEQGGADTLEFGEGLHREEACFTRSGDDLSILFNGSEDQVTVAGWFSEAAHQVESLVFQDGTVLSGEVERLIEAMALSPTVTTMQASVRDIKESPRLVASSIV, encoded by the coding sequence ATGTCATTGACTGCAGAACAAGCTAACGCATTACTGGGCAGCATCACCACCAGGGAGCAGTTGCGCGATTTAATTAATCAACTTGATATTCATAGCAGCGGCAGTATCACGGTTTTATATAGCGGTTATACGGCCAATGGACTCGATAACTCTCAGATTATTCAGGGGATGCTGCATAATGGCGACGATATTCGGGTGATTGATACCACTGAGGCCGCCAGGTTTCTGAATGTCGATCCGACTACTCCTAATTGGAATAAACCACTTTATCAAAAACTAGAACAAATTATCGGCGGTAAACCTGATAAGTGGGGTACCCCCGCCAACCAATTCCTGTTTGGCGAAAAAGCCGCCGATGGCACACGTCTTCCGAATGGGGCTTGGGACACGATCTCCGCCCGCTTTGTGAATGAGACGGTGGGTGAGGTGCGCACCCTGACCGGCGGTGCCTCGGTGAATGGGGTGTTTAATCAAACCGAACTGCCGCGCCTGCTGAACAACCCCAATATCACCTCGGTGGATGGGTTGCCTATCGCTGATTTGCGGCGCTTGGGGGCGGTGGGGTCCTTCCAGGCGATTTCAGCACAATCAGAGCATCTCTCTGGCTACTTAAAGCTGGCCATCAATGCGGATGGCTCCATCATGAAATTATCCGGTGGTATCCCCAGCGTGGACAGCCAGCAGTACTTTGCGCTGACCGGTTTGGAAGGCAAGCCGCCGCTTGGGGATGCGGGACGTTATGACAACCTCGCCCGATACATCCCCGCGCGCTTGGACACTCACCTGGAGGGCGCACGTCTGGTGCAGGACATCAAAGACGGGTATCAGCGTACCACGCAGTTGTTGGGGCCGGAGTCTGCTGCGGCACGTGCTGATGCGTTGCGGGTGCTGGGCAAACTCGGTGTGGCTGCCGATCTGCTGTCGCTGGCGGTGATGGCGCACGATGCCAATGCGGCGTACGCCAGTGGCAATATCGAGGGCAGCCGGCAGATTGTCCAGGATTGGACCAGTCAGTATCTGGGTGGCTTGATGGGTGGTTTGGCGGAGGCCAAAGCGGTTGGGCTGCTGTTGACTCCGGTATATCTGGATGGCCCGATTGGGGCGGCTGTTGCTTCGGTGTTGACGGTGGCGGCCGGTGTGGAAGGCACGTTCTTAGGCAGTCATTACATTGGCGCTTTTCTGGATAAGGTGTTTGACCAGTTGCACCACATCGGGGAGTTGTCAGGGGCGAGGTTGTATGACTGGGTCACTCAGATAGGCGATCTATTCAGACGCCTGAATCAGACATTGCACACAGACAACGCCTCCCTGCTAGATCTGCTGCATGACCTGTTTCGTCATAGCCGTGATGTACGCGACCCGCTGGTGCTGGACCTGGACGGCGACGGCATCACCCACGCCAGCGGCTGGGTGAAGTCCGATGACGGCTTGCTGGTCCTGGACCGCAACGGCAACGGGCGTATTGATAACGGCAGCGAACTGTTCGGCGCCGATACCGTGCTCAGCAACGGTCACACCGCCGCCTCTGGCTTTGACGCCCTGCGTGATTTAGATAGCAACGGTGATGGCCTCTTCAGTGCTGCCGACGCCCGCTTTACGGACGTGCGCGTCTGGCGCGATCTCAACCAAGATGGCCAGTCCCAGGCCAACGAACTGTTCACCCTCTCCACCCTGGGCATTGCCTCCATCACCCTCACGCCTACGGACACCCAACGCGTGAACCTGGGCAACGGTAACGTGATGGATGCCCGCGGCAGCTACACCCGTACCGATGGCCGCAGCGGCACCGTTGGCAATCTGCAATTAGGTGTGGACCAGTTCTACCGCGATTACCGCGGCGCCCACGACAAGGTGACCATCAATGACGCGGCCCGCGCCTTGCCAGCCATCAGCGGCAGCGGCGCAGTGCGCGATCTGCAAGAAGCCGCCAGCCTCTCACCTGCCTTATTGGTGGCGGTGCAGGCGCTGCTCTCTGGCACCACCCAGGGCACACTGCGTGCGGCGCTGGATCAGGTGATCGCCCTGTGGGCCAGCACCTCAACCATGCTGAGCACTGAGGAACGCCTGAAAGCCTCCGCAGATGTGGAGCGCACGGTGTATTACCAGGGGTTCGTCCCTCCTGAGGTGACCGCCCAGGGGAAGGAGGCCGTTCTGGCCTTCCAACAGCAGCAGCGTACCCGGCTTGGGCCGATGATCGGCATTTTGGAAAAGTTCAACGGCTCTAGACTGATTAGCGATCAAAACGACCACATACTGGGAGCACCGATCCTCAGCTGGAACCGCGTTGTCCATCCGGATGGACACAAAGAAGATGTCATCACCATCACGCTCATCCCTGAGCAACTCTACTCTGGGTTCGATCCCCTTACGGATGCCTACGCCAAGCTCAAAGAATCCATCTATATCCGCCTGGTGCTGGAGCCACGGCTCAATGATTACCTGTCCGGACTCACCCTGACGTACAACAACGGCGTGATGGGATGGGATGCCTCCGGCCTGGAGGCCAAGTTAGATCAGACCTGGCAGCACAACAAAGCTCAGGCGCTACAAGATGTGATGGACTTACAGCGCTACGGCCGTGACGCCCTGGCCCCCAGCGGTTGGAATCCCCTGGATGCCTTATGCCAGATGGTCTATCGGACTGCGGCAACGCCCGATGGAAGGCAGGCGCTGGCCGATGCGGGCATTCCCCTGATTGCCGGAAATGCCGAGGGCAGTGCCGCCATGGATCTGCTGTTTGGCGATGCGGGCGCCAATCTCCTGCGGGGCGGTGGCGGTGATGATGTGCTCTCCGGTGGTGATGGTGATGACGTGCTGGATGGTGGCGAAGGCAGCAATCGCCTGGAGGGCGGCGCCGGTCACGATGTACTGAACGTGGCGAATGGCTGGAATAACGTGCTGAACGGCGGCAGCGGCGATGACCTGTTGTATGGCAGTTTCTTTGCAGACACATATCTGTTCAACAAAGGAGACGGCCACGACACGCTCATTGAGCAAGGCGGTGCTGACAAACTCGTCTTTGGTGTGGGCATTGTTGCTAACCAGGTGCGGCTGCTGCGCGAAGGGCAAGATGTGGTGTTGGATTTGGGCAACGGTCAGGACAGTATCCGTTTGAAGGACTGGTTGACTTTCTATGGCGCCCGCAACCATAGCGCCGATATTGAGCAGATCGTCTTTGCCGACGGCACGGTATGGACTGGGGAGACCTTGAGCACGCTGGGCCTCACCACGCTGGGCACCTCGGGCAATGACATCCTCAATGGCTGGCAAGGCAATGATCTGCTGCTGGGCGGGGATGGCGATGACGTGCTAGACGGGGGCGAAGGCAGCAACCGTCTGGAGGGCGGCGCCGGTCACGATGTACTGAACGTGGCGAATGGCTGGAATAACGTGCTGAACGGCGGCAGCGGCGATGACCTGTTGTATGGCAGTTTCTTTGCAGACACCTATCTGTTCAACAAAGGAGACGGCCGCGACACGCTCATTGAGCAAGGCGGTGCTGACAAGCTCGTCTTTGGTGCGGGGATTATTGCTAGCCAGGTGCGGCTGCTGCACGAAGGGCAAGATGTGGTGTTGGACCTGGGCAACGGCCACGACAGTATCCGCATGAAGGATTGGCTGACCTCTGATGGCGAATACAATCGCACCGGCAACATTGAAGAAATCCTTTTTGCTGACGGCACGAGGTGGACAGGGGATACGTTGGGTTGGAGGGAGATGACGACGTTCGGTACTTCTGGTAATGACACTCTGCAGGGCTGGGGAAGCTCGGATATTCTGCTAGGTGGCAATGGGGATGATGTGCTGTCCGGGGATTATGGAGACGACACGCTTTATGGAGAAGCAGGAGACGATCTGCTGTTAGGTGATAATGGAAACGACGTGCTGGACGGTGGGGAAGGCCACAACCGCCTGGAGGGCGGCGCCGGGAAGGATGTGCTGAAGGTGTCTACGGATGGCTCCTCGGACAACGTATTCAGCGGGGGTACCGGTGATGACATGTTGTACGGGAGTGTGCATTCGGATACGTATCTGTTCAACCGGGGAGATGGTCGCGACACCATTGTGGAACAGGGTGGTTTCGACAAGATCGTGTTTGGTGAGGAGATTGCCGTCAGTGATATACACGTGCTGCGTGAAGGTCAGGATGTTGTGCTGGATCTGTATAACGGATACGACAGCATCCGTTTAAAGGATTGGTTGACGTCCGATGGTACCCGCAACAGTAACGCCGACATTGAACAGATCGTGTTTGCCGATGGCACGGTATGGAGCGGAGAGACATTGAGCAGCATAGGTCTGAAGACGCTAGGAAGCGCAGACAATGACACGCTGAACGGCTGGAACGGCCGGAACATCCTGGTTGGAGAGGATGGCGATGACGTGTTGAAGGTATCTATGTTTGACTCTTCGGATAACGTATTGGTCGGCTGCAGGGGCAACGATATGCTCTACGGCAGCAGCAATTCAGACACCTACTTTTTCGATCAGGGAGACGGTCACGACACCATCATTGAGCAAGGCGGTGCTGACACGCTCGAGTTTGGTGAGGGGTTGCATCGGGAGGAGGCGTGTTTTACGCGCTCAGGTGATGATCTGTCTATCCTGTTCAATGGCAGTGAGGATCAGGTGACTGTGGCGGGTTGGTTCAGTGAGGCGGCGCATCAGGTGGAATCGTTGGTGTTCCAGGATGGGACGGTGCTGTCCGGTGAGGTGGAGCGTTTGATTGAGGCGATGGCGCTGTCCCCTACGGTGACGACGATGCAAGCCAGTGTGCGTGATATCAAGGAGTCGCCCAGGTTGGTCGCCAGTTCGATTGTGTGA
- the tesB gene encoding acyl-CoA thioesterase II yields the protein MLSLERLEDNLFRGQNRDIGTKYVFGGQILAQALAAAQNTIENSRIAHSLHAYFLRTGNIQQPIIYNVERTRDGKSFSLRRVTAIQHGQVIFFCTASFQEREDGAEHQTNMPAVPPPEDIAPTPPLPPETLARMPPQMQTWLNLSGQFEFRRVPPNNTLDLQKHSAFQHLWLRMNAPLGDRIELHQILLTYASDFQLLETATSRHGINYHTPQVQMASLDHALWFHRPFRIDDWLLYTLESPTAQGARGLARGQFFTRNGVLIANTAQEGLMRMTNHTTPSKD from the coding sequence ATGCTCTCGCTGGAAAGGCTTGAAGATAATCTGTTCCGTGGTCAAAACCGTGACATTGGAACGAAATATGTGTTTGGTGGGCAAATACTTGCCCAAGCCCTGGCCGCAGCGCAAAACACCATTGAAAACAGCCGCATTGCGCACTCCCTACATGCCTACTTTCTACGCACTGGCAACATCCAACAACCGATTATCTATAACGTAGAACGCACTCGGGACGGCAAAAGCTTCTCATTACGCCGCGTCACCGCAATCCAGCACGGTCAAGTAATCTTTTTCTGCACGGCATCATTCCAGGAACGCGAAGACGGCGCTGAACACCAAACCAACATGCCTGCAGTCCCTCCCCCTGAAGACATCGCACCAACCCCACCGCTGCCTCCGGAAACACTAGCCAGAATGCCACCCCAAATGCAAACCTGGCTCAACCTGAGCGGACAATTTGAATTTCGCCGCGTGCCGCCCAACAACACACTGGATTTGCAGAAACATTCAGCATTCCAACACTTGTGGCTACGCATGAACGCCCCACTTGGTGACCGCATTGAATTGCATCAGATATTGCTAACCTACGCATCCGACTTCCAACTCCTCGAAACAGCCACCTCACGACATGGAATCAACTACCACACACCACAAGTACAGATGGCCTCACTGGACCATGCACTGTGGTTCCACCGCCCATTCCGCATTGATGACTGGTTGTTATATACGCTTGAAAGCCCCACCGCACAGGGCGCCCGCGGATTGGCCCGCGGACAATTTTTCACCCGCAATGGCGTATTGATCGCCAACACCGCCCAGGAAGGACTCATGCGCATGACCAACCATACAACGCCCTCCAAGGATTAA
- a CDS encoding Nramp family divalent metal transporter codes for MSSSMSSVQPTSPVSDSPSLGEMHASVAVSRRGHWGFRLLAFLGPGYMVSVGYMDPGNWATGLAGGSRFGYMLLSVILLSNVMAIVLQALAARLGIASDMDLAQACRARYSRGTNLALWAVCELAIIACDLAEVIGTAIALNLLLGVPIILGAVITAVDVVLVLLLMHRGFRALEAFVIALLLVIFGCFVVQIVLAAPPLQEVLGGFVPRWQVVADPQALYLAIGIVGATVMPHNLYLHSSIVQTRAYPRTPVGRRSALRWAVADSTLALMLALFINASILILAAAVFHAQHHFDVEEIEQAYQLLAPVLGVGVAATLFATALLASGINSTVTATLAGQIVMEGFLRLRLRPWLRRVLTRGLAIVPVIVVVALYGEQGTGRLLLLSQVILSMQLPFAVIPLLRCVADRKVMGALVAPRWLMVVAWLIAGVIVVLNVKLLGDYAVHLMVGVSD; via the coding sequence ATGTCTTCTTCTATGTCTTCGGTTCAGCCTACGTCTCCAGTGTCGGATTCTCCCAGTCTTGGGGAGATGCATGCCAGTGTCGCGGTGTCGCGCAGGGGGCATTGGGGGTTCCGTTTGTTGGCCTTTTTGGGGCCGGGCTATATGGTGTCGGTCGGTTATATGGATCCGGGCAATTGGGCGACGGGGTTGGCGGGTGGTTCGCGTTTTGGCTATATGTTGTTGTCGGTGATTTTGCTCTCCAATGTGATGGCGATTGTGTTGCAGGCGTTGGCGGCGCGTTTAGGGATTGCCAGTGATATGGATTTGGCGCAGGCGTGCCGTGCGCGTTATTCACGTGGGACGAATCTGGCGTTGTGGGCGGTCTGTGAGTTGGCGATTATTGCGTGTGATTTGGCGGAGGTGATCGGTACGGCGATTGCGCTCAATTTGTTGTTAGGGGTTCCAATCATTTTGGGGGCCGTGATCACGGCGGTTGATGTGGTCTTGGTGTTGTTGTTGATGCATCGTGGTTTCCGTGCGCTTGAGGCGTTTGTGATCGCGTTGTTGTTGGTGATTTTTGGGTGTTTCGTGGTTCAAATTGTGTTGGCTGCGCCTCCGTTGCAGGAGGTGTTGGGTGGTTTTGTGCCGCGTTGGCAGGTGGTTGCTGATCCTCAAGCGCTGTATTTGGCGATCGGTATTGTCGGTGCGACGGTGATGCCGCATAACTTGTATTTGCATTCTTCGATTGTGCAGACGCGTGCTTATCCGCGTACGCCGGTGGGGCGACGTTCGGCGTTGCGTTGGGCTGTGGCCGACAGTACTTTGGCGTTGATGTTGGCGTTGTTTATCAATGCGTCGATTCTGATTCTTGCTGCGGCGGTGTTTCATGCGCAGCATCATTTTGATGTGGAGGAAATCGAGCAGGCGTATCAGTTGCTCGCGCCGGTCCTTGGGGTTGGGGTGGCTGCGACGTTGTTTGCAACGGCATTGTTGGCGTCAGGGATCAATTCAACGGTCACGGCGACGTTGGCAGGGCAGATCGTGATGGAGGGGTTTTTGCGGTTGCGGTTGCGGCCGTGGTTGCGGCGTGTGTTGACCCGCGGTTTGGCGATTGTGCCGGTGATTGTTGTGGTAGCGCTGTATGGGGAGCAAGGGACCGGGCGCTTGCTGCTGTTGAGTCAAGTGATTTTGTCGATGCAGTTGCCGTTTGCGGTGATTCCGTTATTGCGTTGTGTTGCGGATCGTAAGGTGATGGGTGCGTTGGTGGCGCCACGTTGGTTAATGGTGGTTGCGTGGTTGATTGCTGGGGTGATTGTCGTACTCAATGTTAAGTTGTTGGGCGATTATGCTGTTCATTTGATGGTTGGTGTCAGTGATTGA
- a CDS encoding CocE/NonD family hydrolase, protein MRRFIAALSFILPLAAIAQTAPMTPDITGRQFVVPTEKDDYIKREVMIPMRDGTKLHTVIIIPKKAQHAPMLLTRTPYNANERSERILSPHMKNLLPQGDDVFATGDYIRVFQDVRGKYGSEGDYVVTRPLRGVLNLTNIDHATDAWDTIDWLVKNIKQSNGNVGMIGSSYEGFTVVMALTDPHPALKVAAPESPMIDGWMGDDWFNYGAFRQVNFDYFSGQMTNRGKGLSIARQGYDDYSNFLQAGSAGNYAKAAGLEQLPWWHKLTEHPAYDSFWQEQALDKVMARTPLKVPTMWLQGLWDQEDMWGAIHCYAAMEPRDVHNDKNYLVMGPWRHSQVNYDGSNLGTLKFDGNTSLQFRHDVLKPFFDQYLIDGASKADTPPVLIYNTGANHWDRMQHWPRSCERGCEYTSKPLYLNAGGTLSFQTSQRKQNDYDEYISDPANPVPFMPRPINFKDNAMWSTWLVQDQRFVDNRPDVLTYLSEPLTTPLQIAGVPRINLHASTSGTDSDWVVKLIDVYPDEIASDPKMGGNELAISLGIFRGRYRTSFQYPTPMTPNQPLLYRFDLPNANHTFLTGHRIMVQVQSSLFPLYDRNPQRYVPNIFFAKPDDYIKATQRIWHTPRQPSFVELPVVNPDILTQWTHWNIGSSHKTTLPTPSLSDWL, encoded by the coding sequence ATGCGCCGCTTCATCGCCGCTCTATCCTTCATCCTGCCTCTTGCCGCAATCGCCCAAACTGCACCCATGACACCTGACATCACCGGCAGGCAATTCGTCGTGCCAACAGAAAAGGACGATTACATCAAACGTGAAGTGATGATTCCGATGCGTGACGGAACAAAGCTACACACCGTCATTATTATTCCCAAGAAAGCCCAGCATGCACCGATGTTGCTCACACGAACACCATACAACGCCAACGAGCGTAGCGAACGCATACTATCACCGCACATGAAAAACCTCCTGCCACAGGGAGATGACGTGTTCGCAACCGGCGACTACATCCGCGTGTTCCAAGACGTACGCGGCAAGTACGGCTCGGAAGGAGACTACGTTGTGACCCGACCATTACGGGGTGTGCTCAACCTCACCAATATCGATCATGCAACCGATGCCTGGGACACCATTGATTGGTTGGTGAAAAACATCAAGCAGTCTAATGGCAACGTCGGCATGATCGGCTCCTCGTATGAAGGGTTCACCGTCGTGATGGCCCTGACCGATCCACACCCAGCGTTAAAAGTGGCTGCACCGGAAAGCCCGATGATTGATGGTTGGATGGGCGATGACTGGTTCAACTACGGCGCCTTCCGCCAAGTCAATTTCGACTATTTCTCTGGCCAGATGACCAATCGCGGCAAAGGCCTATCCATCGCACGCCAAGGTTACGACGACTACAGCAACTTTCTGCAAGCAGGCTCGGCCGGCAACTATGCTAAAGCCGCAGGTTTAGAACAATTACCCTGGTGGCACAAACTCACCGAACATCCAGCGTATGACAGCTTCTGGCAAGAACAAGCACTGGATAAAGTCATGGCACGCACCCCACTGAAAGTCCCCACAATGTGGTTGCAGGGCCTATGGGATCAAGAAGACATGTGGGGAGCAATCCATTGTTATGCCGCGATGGAACCACGCGACGTACACAACGACAAAAATTACTTGGTGATGGGTCCATGGCGTCACAGCCAAGTCAACTATGACGGCAGCAACCTAGGCACCCTCAAATTCGACGGCAACACCTCACTGCAATTCCGCCACGATGTACTGAAACCATTCTTCGATCAATACTTGATTGATGGTGCCTCCAAAGCAGACACACCGCCTGTCCTTATCTACAACACTGGAGCGAACCATTGGGACCGCATGCAACACTGGCCACGTAGCTGTGAGCGTGGCTGCGAGTACACATCCAAGCCGCTATACCTCAATGCTGGCGGCACACTGTCATTCCAGACATCGCAAAGAAAGCAAAATGATTACGACGAATACATCTCCGATCCTGCTAACCCAGTCCCCTTTATGCCACGTCCAATAAACTTCAAAGACAACGCGATGTGGAGCACCTGGCTGGTTCAGGATCAACGCTTCGTTGACAACCGTCCAGACGTGTTGACTTACCTCAGTGAACCACTGACCACACCCCTGCAAATCGCAGGCGTACCCCGGATCAACCTGCATGCCTCCACAAGTGGCACAGATAGCGATTGGGTGGTCAAACTGATTGATGTCTATCCAGATGAAATAGCATCCGATCCAAAGATGGGGGGCAACGAACTGGCAATATCACTCGGCATCTTCCGTGGCCGCTACCGCACCAGCTTCCAATATCCAACCCCAATGACGCCGAATCAGCCGCTGTTGTACCGTTTCGACCTCCCAAATGCCAACCATACGTTCCTCACTGGACACCGCATCATGGTGCAGGTGCAATCCAGCCTGTTTCCACTGTACGACCGCAACCCGCAGCGCTACGTACCGAATATCTTTTTCGCCAAACCTGATGATTACATCAAAGCAACCCAACGCATCTGGCACACACCACGACAACCCAGTTTCGTCGAACTTCCTGTGGTGAATCCAGACATACTCACACAGTGGACTCATTGGAACATCGGCAGCTCTCACAAAACAACGTTACCTACCCCATCACTCTCTGACTGGTTGTAG